CCTACACTTGGCAGTGGACGAACAATTACGCCCGCTTCGCGACAGGCATTGGCTACTTTCAACGGCCACTTCTCAGCAGGGTCCGGAAGCAACTTGCTCGCTTTATTCGCCACTAATTGTACACCGGCGATAAGACCACGCCCGCGGATTTCCGCAACGTGAGGATGATCACCAATTTCGGCTTGTAGCTGCTCGTGTAAGTAACGGCCAGTCTCACCTGCTAGCTCAACTAAGCCTTCTTTCTCAATAATTTCAAGATTAGCCAGAGCGACGGCAGCACCAATTGGGTGACCACTGTACGTGTATCCGTGAGAGAAGGCGCCCAATTTCTCGGAGCCTAACTTCATTACTTCCCAAATATCTTGCGTCATAAACACGGCAGACATTGGGAAATAGCCACTGGTTAAACCCTTTGCGGTGGCCATGAAGTCAGGTTTGATATCAAGTACCTGCGATCCAAACCACTTGCCCAAACGACCATATCCGCAGACCACTTCGTCAGCAACTAAGAGAATATCATTTGCCTTCAATAGCGATTGCAGTTTTGGGTAATAACCCTTTGGAGGTTCGATAACCCCACCCGCTGCGTGAATAGGTTCGGCAAAGAACGCGCCAATATTCTCGGCGCCTTCTCGTTCAATGAGCTGTGCTACTTCGTCAATTAGGCGATCACAAAACTGCTCCTCGGTCTCACCCGCTTTCCCTCTGGTATAGAAGTGCGGACACTCTGTACGCAATACGAAATCAAGCGGCAGCGGGAACTCCTTATGGAAGCCACCTAGACCAGTTAGCGACGCCGTTGAGATTGAGGTGCCATGGTAACCCTGCTCTCTAGCAATCATCTTGGTCTTGCTATGCTGCCCTTTTAACGCGAAGTAGTGCCACACCAATTTAATAATCGTATCGTTAGCATCACTGCCGGAACTCCCAAAAAAGATTTTCGTCATCTGCTCGGGAGCTTTACTGAGCAGTTTCTCAGCTAAAGCAACCTGCCAAGGGTTCGAGGCGTTTGAAAACGTATGATAGTAACTAATTTGCTGAGCTGCTTGCTGCATAGCGTCCGCTAATTCTTTGCGTCCGTAACCCACATTAACGCACCACAGACCACCCACCGCATCGAGGAGCTCTCGTCCATTCGCATCCGTGACCGTTGAGCCCTTAGCCGACGTAATCATATCTGGACCGTTGGCCAATAATGCCGTAATTGAAGAAGCTGGGTGTAATAGAACCTCTGCATCCTTAGCCATCAAGCTCGCCATATTTTCTTTCATCGTCTAATCTCCTAACAGAACACCAGTCTGGTGTTACGAATGACTGCAACAATACGAATTTTATTCAATTGTCTAGCAATCAATGGGTGTTGAAAAGTGTTGATTCACTTTTTAGCATGCTTAGATTCTGGGACATATTGCCGTTTTCTTCAACGAATTTAATTCTGTTATCAATTTCTTTTCCGCAACTATTACGTGCCATTTTGATGCAGACTAGATTTACTGATATTAGATCTGAGCAACTTATGACCGAAACTGCATTACATACTACCAAATCGTCTTTAATTGCTAAGCTTCATTCAGAAGCTGACTGGATGATAGCTGAGACACGGCGACTAGCCGAATTAAATTCTGGCACCACGAATGTCGACGGTCTCAATTTGGTCGCGAACGAGCTAATCCAATTGTTCAGTACCTGGGCAGACCGAAGCGAGTGTCGAGCTCTTCCTGCTATTGAGTCGGTGTCGTCTGACGGGTCTATGGACCGATGGGACACTGCTCCCATGCTTATTTTCGCTCGCAACGAGCAAGCCCCATTGCAGTTACTCTGTACGGGTCACTATGACACCGTGTTTCCGGCTCATAGTGCATTTCAAACCACTTGGGTTGAGGGTAATCACCTCCGTGGTCCAGGTGTTGCCGATATGAAAGGCGGTTTAATGGTGCTGCTCGCTACGCTCAGAGCCATTGCTGGAACACCGCTGGATTCCTTAATTGGTGTTACCGTCGCGATTTCCCCTGACGAAGAGATTGGCTCTCCTCGTTCGGCTCCAGAATTAACTAAGCTCGCGCAGAATAAGCATTTCGGACTCACGTACGAACCAGCGTTGGCCGACGGAACCCTCGCCGGCGCACGAAAGGGCAGCGGCAACTTCAGCATGATCGTAAGAGGCCTAGCAAAGCATGCGGGTAGAGAGTTCTTCGAGGGCAAGAACGCCATCACCGCCGCAGCTAAGTTTGCCACCCAGATTGAGTCGCTCAGCAACCGCGAAACTGGCCTGACTGTAAACATTGGCAAGATTGAAGGTGGCGGCCCAGTCAATGTGGTACCCGAACTCGCTATTGTTCGCTTTAACATTCGCGTTGATCAACCGGAAGACACTCGTATTATCAACACGATTAACAACCTCGCAGGCGAGATCTCGGCTGAAACTGGCTGTTCGTTTGACTTACATGGCCACTTCAATCGCCCTCCGAAACCAATGACGGAAGCACAACAACAGATGTTCGAACTACTTCGAAGCTGCGGTGCTGAATTAGGCTTGGATGTGCAGTGGAAGCCAACTGGGGGCTGCTGTGAAGGTAATAATTTGGCCGCCGCGGGATTATTGAATATCGACACCCTCGGGGTTCGAGGTGGCCTAATC
The sequence above is drawn from the Umboniibacter marinipuniceus genome and encodes:
- a CDS encoding aspartate aminotransferase family protein, which encodes MKENMASLMAKDAEVLLHPASSITALLANGPDMITSAKGSTVTDANGRELLDAVGGLWCVNVGYGRKELADAMQQAAQQISYYHTFSNASNPWQVALAEKLLSKAPEQMTKIFFGSSGSDANDTIIKLVWHYFALKGQHSKTKMIAREQGYHGTSISTASLTGLGGFHKEFPLPLDFVLRTECPHFYTRGKAGETEEQFCDRLIDEVAQLIEREGAENIGAFFAEPIHAAGGVIEPPKGYYPKLQSLLKANDILLVADEVVCGYGRLGKWFGSQVLDIKPDFMATAKGLTSGYFPMSAVFMTQDIWEVMKLGSEKLGAFSHGYTYSGHPIGAAVALANLEIIEKEGLVELAGETGRYLHEQLQAEIGDHPHVAEIRGRGLIAGVQLVANKASKLLPDPAEKWPLKVANACREAGVIVRPLPSVGTIAISPPLVITREEVDQLVSVLKQAIDSVTFGN
- a CDS encoding hydrolase is translated as MTETALHTTKSSLIAKLHSEADWMIAETRRLAELNSGTTNVDGLNLVANELIQLFSTWADRSECRALPAIESVSSDGSMDRWDTAPMLIFARNEQAPLQLLCTGHYDTVFPAHSAFQTTWVEGNHLRGPGVADMKGGLMVLLATLRAIAGTPLDSLIGVTVAISPDEEIGSPRSAPELTKLAQNKHFGLTYEPALADGTLAGARKGSGNFSMIVRGLAKHAGREFFEGKNAITAAAKFATQIESLSNRETGLTVNIGKIEGGGPVNVVPELAIVRFNIRVDQPEDTRIINTINNLAGEISAETGCSFDLHGHFNRPPKPMTEAQQQMFELLRSCGAELGLDVQWKPTGGCCEGNNLAAAGLLNIDTLGVRGGLIHSDEEFACLDSFAERAQLSALLICALAEKSIPNINALLGDA